The following is a genomic window from uncultured Fusobacterium sp..
AATTTTATTTTTTCATTGCCTCTTCAATCTCATTAAAGTATTTAGGCATTTTCTCTCCTAATCTTCTAGCCCCATCTTTAGTTATAACAAAGTCTCCCTCGTATCTCATTCCACCAAAGTCAGCATACTCTTCAATCTTATCATAGTTTAAAAACTCTTGGAATTTTTCTTCTGCTTTCCATCTTTTAGCTAGTTCAGGAATAAAGTAGATGCCTGGCTCAATAGTGAAAACATATCCCTCTTTTAATTCTCTAGCAAGTCTTAATGATTTTAAGCCAAATTGCATATCTCTTGGGAAGCTTTCATACCCAACTAAATCTTCACCTAAATTTTCCATATCATGTACATCAAGCCCTAACATATGTCCTAGTCCATGAGGGAAGAAAAGAGCATGAGCTCCAGCTTTTACAGCCTCTTCAGCATCTCCCATCATAAGTCCTCTTTTGATCATTCCTTCTGCTAAAACTTTAGATACAGCTAAGTGAACATCTTTATAGTTAACTCCTGGTTTTACCATAGATTCTGCCTTTTCAAACATCTCTATTAAAAGTGAGTAAATATCTTTTTGTCTTTCACTAAATTTTCCACTAACAGGGAAAGATGTTGTCATATCCCCACAATATCCCTCTCTATTTCTTGCCCCACAATCTAATACAATAATATCTCCGTTTTCTACTGTATTATCATAACCATGATTATGTAAAATATGCCCATTTTTAGTAAAGATAGTATGGAAAGATAGATCACCATAGTATTTTTTTGCTACTGATTCAAGAGCTGCTACAACTTCATATTCTTTCATTCCAGCTTTAACTGTTTTCATTGCAGTAAGTTGCATCTCTCTAGTGATATTTACAGCATTTTCAATTTGCTCAATCTCCTTTTGAGATTTTGTATTTCTTTGCTCAATTATAGCTTTTACAAAATCATAAGAGATATACTCATCATATTCAAAAGGGCTTATTCCTAAAGCTTTACATACTCTTAATTTATTATCTCCTCTATATTGAGGTAAAATATGGAATCTTGCTCTTCTCTCTTTACAACTTTTAATAAAATTATCAAAATCTTTCATCTCAATAAAATTATTTACTCCAACTTCACTAGCAAAAGTTTTTAAAAGTTTTTGTTCTCCACTCCAAACAATATCATCTAAAGTAAAATCAGTTCCAAAAATATATTCTTTATCTC
Proteins encoded in this region:
- a CDS encoding aminopeptidase P family protein, producing the protein MFEKEVYIERRRVLKEKLMKGIVIINGNEEAPRSYKDECYPFVQDSTFRYYFGMDVPNLIGIIDIDRDKEYIFGTDFTLDDIVWSGEQKLLKTFASEVGVNNFIEMKDFDNFIKSCKERRARFHILPQYRGDNKLRVCKALGISPFEYDEYISYDFVKAIIEQRNTKSQKEIEQIENAVNITREMQLTAMKTVKAGMKEYEVVAALESVAKKYYGDLSFHTIFTKNGHILHNHGYDNTVENGDIIVLDCGARNREGYCGDMTTSFPVSGKFSERQKDIYSLLIEMFEKAESMVKPGVNYKDVHLAVSKVLAEGMIKRGLMMGDAEEAVKAGAHALFFPHGLGHMLGLDVHDMENLGEDLVGYESFPRDMQFGLKSLRLARELKEGYVFTIEPGIYFIPELAKRWKAEEKFQEFLNYDKIEEYADFGGMRYEGDFVITKDGARRLGEKMPKYFNEIEEAMKK